In the genome of Drosophila pseudoobscura strain MV-25-SWS-2005 chromosome 3, UCI_Dpse_MV25, whole genome shotgun sequence, one region contains:
- the uri gene encoding unconventional prefoldin RPB5 interactor-like protein has protein sequence MERREDALRQAIDDNGKETDRWQTYKTDNETAIRNLELFAKNLSVEVMVPIGRKALMPGQLIHTNELLVSHNEGYFSACSAHKAKEICQHRLRLAEERLKKLETEANLWQNKLNAPVTEGAMAEAGQVEIIEAYNEEAEIKWKEQHKENTRRMKQAERKEREAKLNMCEDKLQKLDELDIIEELGLDPDSVDPEMLEELLTKIGDKPAERKATEEEPINLKLTEEEESQIRNTDQQLVHQLMYGEISQSSSKKRVARAPNKSDNDTQSVNNGKVNGQEEIQTVDDKADVQEKKAQTITENVSLLPSVEREDERESVEDEPVDQEEEVYTIRNQISLLPSEEREPFLRSQLEVLKAKMRKIQRVKFISEELTRLMNVVVTLEDDLQELMFENDLVEASDDEEASIEEAPDVAPKVDPKKRRISFALSEEKLEFHTHEPVAEMVPKAKQRAREVIKLDEPAIQTFAAVHQEKVSNKSSEILQKVQQNVDYVQENQSAQDFDLLNRILEESTGRINTLHISFKHSDAVPAAMRECLEGTPGTPADFYVQYENALAKAQPTFPIYVNGFEGEHELKVPILNETAREGAYEDPRAQFSKPDKSATEAVDEPLSKSILRNKSAVERESHIGTKQTKKAKKGKVNRPKKERTLDDDLRDMSAYQKVMHDLVETKEPTAPDPLPKENFIDAHTPKKRVSRFKQQRSSLRKT, from the exons ATGGAGCGGCGCGAGGATGCACTTCGGCAG GCCATCGATGATAATGGCAAGGAAACGGATCGTTGGCAGACATACAAAACCGATAATGAGACCGCCATTCGAAATTTGGAACTGTTCGCCAAGAACCTCAGCGTGGAGGTTATGGTGCCCATTGGCAGGAAAGCTCTGATGCCGGGCCAGCTCATACACACAAATGAGCTACTGGTGAGCCACAACGAAGGATACTTCTCGGCATGTTCGGCGCATAAGGCTAAGGAAATATGCCAACATCGCCTTAGGCTGGCGGAGGAACGCTTGAAAAAACTTGAGACCGAAGCTAACCTGTGGCA AAACAAATTGAACGCGCCAGTGACGGAGGGCGCTATGGCGGAAGCTGGGCAAGTGGAAATCATTGAAGCCTACAATGAGGAAGCTGAAATCAAGTGGAAGGAGCAACACAAAGAAAATACGCGCAGGATGAAACAAGCGGAGCGCAAGGAACGTGAAGCAAAACTCAATATGTGCGAAGATAAGTTACAAAAATTGGATGAACTCGACATAATAGAAGAACTGGGTCTGGACCCTGACAGTGTAGATCCCGAGATGCTCGAAGAGCTGCTGACAAAGATTGGAGACAAACCAGCTGAAAGGAAAGCCACGGAAGAGGAGCCCATTAATTTAAAACTTACTGAGGAGGAGGAATCCCAAATTCGGAACACAGACCAACAACTGGTGCATCAATTAATGTATGGTGAAATAAGTCAAAGTTCGTCGAAAAAACGTGTAGCAAGAGCTCCAAATAAAAGTGATAACGACACCCAGAGTGTGAATAATGGCAAAGTTAATGGCCAAGAAGAGATCCAGACTGTTGATGATAAAGCTGATGTCCAAGAAAAAAAGGCGCAAACTATTACGGAAAATGTATCCTTGTTGCCCAGTGTAGAACGTGAAGACGAAAGAGAAAGTGTGGAAGATGAACCTGTCGACCAGGAAGAGGAGGTGTATACCATTCGAAATCAGATATCGCTGTTGCCCAGTGAAGAACGTGAACCATTCCTGAGGTCCCAGCTGGAGGTTCTAAAGGCGAAAATGCGTAAAATACAAAGAGTTAAATTTATAAGCGAAGAGCTGACTCGTTTAATGAATGTGGTTGTCACGCTGGAAGATGACCTCCAGGAGTTGATGTTTGAGAACGATCTGGTGGAAGCTAGCGACGATGAGGAGGCTTCCATTGAGGAAGCGCCTGACGTGGCTCCTAAAGTGGACCCTAAAAAGCGGCGCATTTCCTTTGCTTTGTCAGAGGAGAAGCTTGAATTCCATACCCACGAACCCGTTGCCGAAATGGTGCCAAAGGCAAAGCAGCGGGCCCGTGAAGTTATAAAGCTTGATGAACCAGCGATTCAGACATTTGCTGCAGTGCATCAAGAGAAAGTAAGCAACAAGAGCTCGGAGATATTGCAAAAGGTTCAGCAGAACGTTGATTATGTCCAGGAGAATCAGAGTGCCCAAGATTTTGATTTGCTTAACCGAATACTTGAGGAATCAACTGGACGCATCAACACATTACACATCAGCTTCAAACATTCCGATGCGGTGCCTGCTGCGATGCGTGAATGCCTCGAAGGAACGCCTGGGACGCCGGCAGATTTCTACGTGCAGTATGAAAATGCGTTGGCTAAGGCACAGCCCACTTTTCCCATATACGTGAACGGTTTCGAAGGCGAGCACGAACTGAAAGTGCCCATACTGAATGAAACTGCGCGCGAGGGGGCCTACGAGGATCCTCGAGCTCAG TTTTCCAAGCCAGATAAGAGTGCTACCGAAGCCGTTGATGAACCGTTATCGAAGTCAATTCTGAGAAACAAGTCTGCTGTTGAGCGCGAGTCCCACATAGGCACAAAACAGACGAAGAAGGCAAAGAAGGGCAAAGTCAACAGGCCAAAGAAGGAGCGCACCCTGGACGATGATCTGCGTGATATGAGTGCCTATCAGAAGGTGATGCACGACCTGGTGGAGACTAAGGAACCAACTGCGCCTGACCCCCTGCCCAAGGAAAATTTCATAGACGCGCATACCCCCAAGAAGCGAGTCAGCCGCTTCAAGCAGCAGCGTTCGTCGCTCCGCAAAACGTAG
- the LOC4805452 gene encoding E3 ubiquitin-protein ligase ZNF598 isoform X1: MQNFKQRGTNRGNQRRPRPNHVGEAAPVVKPAEVLPLDTSNDDNACVVCFKNFDIYSIGDCDHPVCYECSTRMRVLCQQNECPICRHVLSKVLFTLEKLPYRELEANSRSDFYSKKYRIGFCTAEIQQKFFQLLDHPCPKCEAPPYRTFAGLRNHVRSEHNLHYCDLCVETLKIFTFERRCYTQSELSLHNNKGDPDNRSHRGHPLCEYCKKRYVDRDELFRHLRREHYFCHFCDADGCNEFYNDYSDLADHFRQEHFLCEEGKCATEQFVGAFRNEIEYKAHVANMHGKSLNKQQAKQTRTLQLEITLGPRGRSGQNEQGIANMRSRNDENHDYLDDFPTSTSQRGHAVSIDAGNEEQFPTLRGAATGPSVSLVRPPPPSMRNLSGSSGLARTKENFPALGGGISSAVAASSSSLAARAAQSQHPVAAVFKKSANAVSGANRSVPANNGMLLHVSNRPSATKKPATAQFDFPALPPGKGKKNMRNLEEDMLPSTSTVPMTNLSAKHRTLVDDYVSVANPNTYHKLQMVQKEESEAKARAEAMKKNAPKLTSAEFPTLGPCASTSRAAASRPSNGSAASLNWSKPTSEKKQRELENRKAKVAPPPVLPIPKSVPKASNNNQEQQANKKDKKPKDKKNNQENQSKGGQPKQKEKNNNSEQKPTPNGTASTPARTPPGLGAGPPLKPPPGFISNVKVNSVAKLPNNLTFTSSLGESYDIVPMSYSYTDPPDTTARNQNLVDKFREILKTPEALNEFRSLSFKFRDGSCNGQAYYEHCQCAMLDSFHALFPELLVMLPDISKQQELYLVYKQNLRQISPAQRKSLPSLEVCAVCKQVLLAGDMGIHRKAHELSQNFPKLGSTSPNLQRN, translated from the exons atgcaaaacttCAAGCAGAGAGGTACGAACAGGGGCAATCAGCGCCGACCAAGACCAAACCATGTTGGTGAAGCTGCTCCAGTTGTAAAGCCCGCAGAGGTTTTACCTCTGGACACAAGTAATGATGACAACGCCTGTGTGGTCTGTTTCAAGAACTTTGACATATACTCCATTGGTGATTGCGATCATCCTGTTTGCTATGAGTGCTCGACGCGAATGCGGGTGCTGTGCCAGCAAAACGAATGTCCGATTTGTCGGCATGTTCTGTCCAAG GTTCTGTTTACACTGGAGAAGCTACCGTATCGGGAGCTGGAGGCAAATAGCCGCTCGGACTTCTACAGTAAAAAGTATCGCATTGGCTTCTGCACAGCCGAAATTCAGCAAAAGTTCTTTCAGCTGCTCGATCATCCTTGCCCAAA GTGCGAGGCGCCTCCATATCGGACGTTTGCAGGACTTCGCAATCATGTGCGGAGCGAACACAACTTGCATTACTGCGATCTGTGTGTGGAAACTCTGAAGATATTCACCTTCGAGCGGCGATGCTACACCCAGAGCGAACTGAGCTTGCATAATAACAAGGGCGATCCAGACAATCGCTCCCACCGCGGGCATCCGCTGTGCGAGTACTGCAAGAAGCGATACGTGGACAGGGATGAGCTGTTCCGGCATTTGCGACGGGAGCACTACTTCTGTCACTTCTGCGACGCCGATGGCTGCAACGAGTTTTACAATGACTATAGCGATCTGGCTGACCATTTCCGGCAGGAGCACTTTCTCTGCGAGGAGGGGAAGTGCGCAACGGAGCAGTTCGTCGGAGCTTTTCGCAATGAGATTGAGTACAAGGCCCATGTGGCCAATATGCATGGCAAGTCGCTGAACAAGCAGCAAGCCAAGCAGACACGCACTCTACAGCTTGAGATTACACTTGGACCGCGCGGACGCAGCGGGCAGAATGAACAGGGCATAGCCAATATGAGATCGCG aAATGATGAAAACCACGACTATTTGGATGATTTTCCAACGTCGACATCACAGCGCGGGCATGCAGTCAGCATCGATGCTGGCAACGAGGAGCAGTTTCCAACGCTACGTGGCGCTGCCACAGGTCCCAGCGTATCGTTGGTAAGGCCCCCGCCGCCTTCGATGCGCAATCTCAGTGGCAGCTCTGGACTGGCACGGACAAAAGAGAACTTTCCAGCCCTTGGCGGGGGCATCAGTAGTGCTGTAGCAGCTAGTAGTAGCAGTCTAGCGGCCAGAGCTGCTCAGTCCCAACATCCGGTGGCAGCTGTCTTCAAGAAGTCGGCGAACGCTGtctctggtgccaatcgatctGTTCCGGCCAATAACGGAATGCTTTTGCATGTATCAAATCGTCCATCGGCGACAAAGAAGCCAGCGACTGCGCAATTCGATTTCCCCGCTCTGCCTCCCGGCAAAGGAAAGAAGAACATGCGCAATTTGGAAGAGGATATGCTGCCTAGTACCTCTACCGTGCCCATGACGAACCTTTCGGCCAAGCATCGCACTCTGGTCGATGACTATGTGTCGGTGGCCAATCCGAACACATATCACAAGCTCCAAATGGTTCAAAAAGAGGAATCCGAAGCTAAGGCACGAGCGGAGGCAATGAAAAAGAACGCTCCAAAGCTAACATCAGCCGAGTTTCCCACCCTCGGACCATgtgccagcaccagcagggCGGCCGCCTCAAGGCCAAGCAACGGATCGGCTGCTTCCTTAAATTGGTCCAAACCCACATCGGAGAAAAAACAGCGGGAGCTAGAGAATCGCAAGGCGAAGGTTGCACCTCCACCAGTGCTGCCGATCCCCAAGAGCGTTCCAAaggccagcaacaacaaccaagagcagcaggcaaacaaaaaggATAAAAAACCAAAGGATAAGAAGAACAATCAGGAGAACCAATCAAAGGGCGGCCAACCTaagcagaaggagaagaatAATAATAGCGAACAAAAGCCAACACCCAATGGCACTGCATCGACTCCGGCGCGTACTCCACCTGGACTCGGTGCTGGACCACCACTCAAGCCGCCGCCTGGATTTATCTCAAATGTTAAAGTTAACTCGGTGGCCAAGTTACCCAATAACCTGACATTCACCAGTTCGCTGGGCGAGTCCTATGACATTGTACCAATGTCATATTCCTATACCGATCCACCAGATACCACAGCCAGGAATCAG AATCTGGTCGACAAGTTCAGAGAGATACTTAAGACGCCAGAGGCACTGAACGAATTTAGATCGTTGTCTTTCAAGTTTCGGGATGGCTCCTGCAATGGTCAAGCGTACTATGAGCACTGCCAGTGTGCAATGCTGGATTCATTTCACGCCCTGTTTCCGGAACTCCTTGTGATGCTGCCCGACATAAGCAAGCAACAA GAGCTCTATTTGGTGTACAAGCAGAATTTGAGACAAATATCACCCGCCCAGCGCAAATCTCTACCCAGCCTAGAAGTGTGCGCCGTATGCAAGCAAGTCCTTTTGGCTGGCGATATGGGTATCCATCGGAAGGCGCATGAGTTATCGCAGAACTTTCCCAAGCTAGGAAGCACATCCCCGAATCTACAACGTAACTAA
- the LOC4805452 gene encoding E3 ubiquitin-protein ligase ZNF598 isoform X2 yields MQNFKQRGTNRGNQRRPRPNHVGEAAPVVKPAEVLPLDTSNDDNACVVCFKNFDIYSIGDCDHPVCYECSTRMRVLCQQNECPICRHVLSKVLFTLEKLPYRELEANSRSDFYSKKYRIGFCTAEIQQKFFQLLDHPCPKCEAPPYRTFAGLRNHVRSEHNLHYCDLCVETLKIFTFERRCYTQSELSLHNNKGDPDNRSHRGHPLCEYCKKRYVDRDELFRHLRREHYFCHFCDADGCNEFYNDYSDLADHFRQEHFLCEEGKCATEQFVGAFRNEIEYKAHVANMHGKSLNKQQAKQTRTLQLEITLGPRGRSGQNEQGIANMRSNDENHDYLDDFPTSTSQRGHAVSIDAGNEEQFPTLRGAATGPSVSLVRPPPPSMRNLSGSSGLARTKENFPALGGGISSAVAASSSSLAARAAQSQHPVAAVFKKSANAVSGANRSVPANNGMLLHVSNRPSATKKPATAQFDFPALPPGKGKKNMRNLEEDMLPSTSTVPMTNLSAKHRTLVDDYVSVANPNTYHKLQMVQKEESEAKARAEAMKKNAPKLTSAEFPTLGPCASTSRAAASRPSNGSAASLNWSKPTSEKKQRELENRKAKVAPPPVLPIPKSVPKASNNNQEQQANKKDKKPKDKKNNQENQSKGGQPKQKEKNNNSEQKPTPNGTASTPARTPPGLGAGPPLKPPPGFISNVKVNSVAKLPNNLTFTSSLGESYDIVPMSYSYTDPPDTTARNQNLVDKFREILKTPEALNEFRSLSFKFRDGSCNGQAYYEHCQCAMLDSFHALFPELLVMLPDISKQQELYLVYKQNLRQISPAQRKSLPSLEVCAVCKQVLLAGDMGIHRKAHELSQNFPKLGSTSPNLQRN; encoded by the exons atgcaaaacttCAAGCAGAGAGGTACGAACAGGGGCAATCAGCGCCGACCAAGACCAAACCATGTTGGTGAAGCTGCTCCAGTTGTAAAGCCCGCAGAGGTTTTACCTCTGGACACAAGTAATGATGACAACGCCTGTGTGGTCTGTTTCAAGAACTTTGACATATACTCCATTGGTGATTGCGATCATCCTGTTTGCTATGAGTGCTCGACGCGAATGCGGGTGCTGTGCCAGCAAAACGAATGTCCGATTTGTCGGCATGTTCTGTCCAAG GTTCTGTTTACACTGGAGAAGCTACCGTATCGGGAGCTGGAGGCAAATAGCCGCTCGGACTTCTACAGTAAAAAGTATCGCATTGGCTTCTGCACAGCCGAAATTCAGCAAAAGTTCTTTCAGCTGCTCGATCATCCTTGCCCAAA GTGCGAGGCGCCTCCATATCGGACGTTTGCAGGACTTCGCAATCATGTGCGGAGCGAACACAACTTGCATTACTGCGATCTGTGTGTGGAAACTCTGAAGATATTCACCTTCGAGCGGCGATGCTACACCCAGAGCGAACTGAGCTTGCATAATAACAAGGGCGATCCAGACAATCGCTCCCACCGCGGGCATCCGCTGTGCGAGTACTGCAAGAAGCGATACGTGGACAGGGATGAGCTGTTCCGGCATTTGCGACGGGAGCACTACTTCTGTCACTTCTGCGACGCCGATGGCTGCAACGAGTTTTACAATGACTATAGCGATCTGGCTGACCATTTCCGGCAGGAGCACTTTCTCTGCGAGGAGGGGAAGTGCGCAACGGAGCAGTTCGTCGGAGCTTTTCGCAATGAGATTGAGTACAAGGCCCATGTGGCCAATATGCATGGCAAGTCGCTGAACAAGCAGCAAGCCAAGCAGACACGCACTCTACAGCTTGAGATTACACTTGGACCGCGCGGACGCAGCGGGCAGAATGAACAGGGCATAGCCAATATGAGATC aAATGATGAAAACCACGACTATTTGGATGATTTTCCAACGTCGACATCACAGCGCGGGCATGCAGTCAGCATCGATGCTGGCAACGAGGAGCAGTTTCCAACGCTACGTGGCGCTGCCACAGGTCCCAGCGTATCGTTGGTAAGGCCCCCGCCGCCTTCGATGCGCAATCTCAGTGGCAGCTCTGGACTGGCACGGACAAAAGAGAACTTTCCAGCCCTTGGCGGGGGCATCAGTAGTGCTGTAGCAGCTAGTAGTAGCAGTCTAGCGGCCAGAGCTGCTCAGTCCCAACATCCGGTGGCAGCTGTCTTCAAGAAGTCGGCGAACGCTGtctctggtgccaatcgatctGTTCCGGCCAATAACGGAATGCTTTTGCATGTATCAAATCGTCCATCGGCGACAAAGAAGCCAGCGACTGCGCAATTCGATTTCCCCGCTCTGCCTCCCGGCAAAGGAAAGAAGAACATGCGCAATTTGGAAGAGGATATGCTGCCTAGTACCTCTACCGTGCCCATGACGAACCTTTCGGCCAAGCATCGCACTCTGGTCGATGACTATGTGTCGGTGGCCAATCCGAACACATATCACAAGCTCCAAATGGTTCAAAAAGAGGAATCCGAAGCTAAGGCACGAGCGGAGGCAATGAAAAAGAACGCTCCAAAGCTAACATCAGCCGAGTTTCCCACCCTCGGACCATgtgccagcaccagcagggCGGCCGCCTCAAGGCCAAGCAACGGATCGGCTGCTTCCTTAAATTGGTCCAAACCCACATCGGAGAAAAAACAGCGGGAGCTAGAGAATCGCAAGGCGAAGGTTGCACCTCCACCAGTGCTGCCGATCCCCAAGAGCGTTCCAAaggccagcaacaacaaccaagagcagcaggcaaacaaaaaggATAAAAAACCAAAGGATAAGAAGAACAATCAGGAGAACCAATCAAAGGGCGGCCAACCTaagcagaaggagaagaatAATAATAGCGAACAAAAGCCAACACCCAATGGCACTGCATCGACTCCGGCGCGTACTCCACCTGGACTCGGTGCTGGACCACCACTCAAGCCGCCGCCTGGATTTATCTCAAATGTTAAAGTTAACTCGGTGGCCAAGTTACCCAATAACCTGACATTCACCAGTTCGCTGGGCGAGTCCTATGACATTGTACCAATGTCATATTCCTATACCGATCCACCAGATACCACAGCCAGGAATCAG AATCTGGTCGACAAGTTCAGAGAGATACTTAAGACGCCAGAGGCACTGAACGAATTTAGATCGTTGTCTTTCAAGTTTCGGGATGGCTCCTGCAATGGTCAAGCGTACTATGAGCACTGCCAGTGTGCAATGCTGGATTCATTTCACGCCCTGTTTCCGGAACTCCTTGTGATGCTGCCCGACATAAGCAAGCAACAA GAGCTCTATTTGGTGTACAAGCAGAATTTGAGACAAATATCACCCGCCCAGCGCAAATCTCTACCCAGCCTAGAAGTGTGCGCCGTATGCAAGCAAGTCCTTTTGGCTGGCGATATGGGTATCCATCGGAAGGCGCATGAGTTATCGCAGAACTTTCCCAAGCTAGGAAGCACATCCCCGAATCTACAACGTAACTAA
- the Nurf-38 gene encoding inorganic pyrophosphatase: protein MSKYETAEKGAKNSPSYSLYFKNKCGNVISPMHDIPLYANEEKTIYNMVVEVPRWTNAKMEISLKTPMNPIKQDIKKGKLRFVANCFPHKGYIWNYGALPQTWENPDHIEPSTGCKGDNDPIDVIEIGYRVAKRGDVMQVKVLGTIALIDEGETDWKIIAIDVNDPLASKVNDISDVDQYFPGLLRATVEWFKIYKIPDGKPENQFAFNGDAKNADFATSIIAETHKFWQTLIHQSSVGDHSISCTNITNHNSEFVIPKDEADKLFAEAPEGGQVEEVLDTVDTWHFIHLK from the exons ATGTCCAAGTACGAAACCGCTGAGAAGGGAGCCAAGAACTCGCCCAGCTACAGCCTTTATTTCA AAAATAAATGCGGCAATGTCATCTCACCGATGCACGACATTCCATTGTACGCCAATGAGGAGAAGACCATCTACAACATGGTGGTGGAGGTTCCACGTTGGACCAACGCCAAGATGGAG ATCAGCCTGAAGACGCCAATGAACCCCATTAAGCAGGACATCAAGAAGGGCAAGCTGCGCTTTGTGGCCAACTGCTTCCCCCACAAGGGCTACATTTGGAACTACGGTGCCCTGCCGCAGACCTGGGAGAACCCCGACCACATTGAGCCCTCGACCGGCTGCAAGGGTGACAACGATCCCATTGATGTAATTGAAATTGGCTATCGCGTGGCCAAGCGGGGCGATGTCATGCAGGTCAAGGTCCTGGGCACCATTGCTCTCATCGATGAGGGCGAAACTGACTGGAAAATCATCGCCATTGATGTGAACGATCCGCTGGCTTCGAAGGTCAACGATATTTCCGATGTGGATCAGTACTTCCCAGGCTTGCTGCGTGCCACTGTTGAGTGGTTCAAG ATTTACAAAATCCCCGATGGCAAGCCAGAGAACCAGTTTGCTTTCAACGGAGATGCGAAGAATGCCGATTTCGCGACTTCGATCATTGCCGAGACCCACAAGTTCTGGCAGACTCTGATCCACCAGAGCAGTGTGGGCGACCACTCAATCTCTTG cACCAACATTACCAATCACAATTCCGAATTCGTCATCCCAAAAGACGAAGCTGACAAATTGTTTGCCGAGGCGCCAGAGGGTGGCCAGGTTGAGGAAGTGCTCGACACAG TCGACACATGGCATTTCATTCACCTCAAGTGA